AGCGGAAGTCTGTGGGATTCTACAACCATCGAGGTAGAAGTCACAAACTCAACATCATCCTCCACCTCCATCTCTGACGAGACAACGCCTCTTTCCCCCATTTTTCCAATGCAATCGGAAGTCAATTACGAGATCTACTACAAATACTCGCACGATAACGGAACCAACTGGTCAAGCGAATACAAACTCGTAGAAAACCCAGCTGATGACCTTGGCCCCTTCATTCTTCAAACTTCAAACGGCACTATCTGGCTCGTCTGGTCGCGCGACATCACAGCGTACAATTCTGAAATCTTCTACAAAACCTATAATGGGTCAACATGGTCAAATGACACTCAGCTGACATACGATGATTCCCCCAAGAATTACCGTCCAGCAATTACTCAAATGGAGGATGAAAGAATTTGGGTCATCTGGCATTCAAACCGATACGACCCGGAAAAGAATGAGATACTCTACAGAACCTATAATGGGTCAGCATGGTCAAATGCCACTCTGCTACCTAACGACCTGGACTTGGACCGCAAATATCCTGCAGTCTTTCAAGATGGCAACGGAACAATATGGATGTTCTGGACGGGGCGGATCAGTGGTGAGAGTGATGGTGATGATATTTATTACAATCAATCACTTGACAATGGTACCACGTGGGAAAGTAGCGTTCATCTCATTGACCACGGAGCTGAAGATTGGGGTCCTGCCGCAATCCAGAGTATCGACTCAAGAATCTGGGTTGTGTGGACGTCAAACAGAAGTTACTCAGAGGGCAACTGGGACCTCTATTATAGAACTTCCTTCGTTCGCAATGTGGCGGTAACCGAGATTATACCTTCCGAGACCCAAATCTACCAAGAAGAGAATGTTACAGTAGACGTGACGGTTCAAAACTACGGTGACTACAATGAAACATTCAGTGTGAACTGCTACACCAACTCAACATCAATCGGTAGTCAAGGTGTCAACCTAACTGCGAAAGCATCAGACGTAGTAACCTTCACTTGGAACACCTCGGGTTTCGCTCGAGGCAACTACATTCTGAAAGCGAATGCAAGCAGTGTTGGCGGCGAAACCTATACCGGAGACAACACCATTACCCACGAAAATGTTCGAGTGAAGCTACTTGGCGACGTAGACGATAATGGAGTCGTCGACATCTCGGACCTGTATGCACTAAGTGTGGCTTATGGCTCTGTTCCGGAAAACCCTAACTGGAATGAAGAAGCCGACATGAACGGAGACAACGAAGTAAATGGTCTTGATATGTCTGCGCTCGTCAAAAAATATGGTGAAACAGGATAAACGAGCTTGGGCTTAATGAAATCATTTTGATTTCTGAACCGCAGAATGCGCATGCATGCCAAGGGTCGCCGGAAAGAAATCGTTGTACAATTACGGACCACAATGGATAAATTTAAATGTTGCATCAAATAAAGCACTGATAACTTGGACTGATATAGGCGAGTGAAGTGAAATGAAAGGACGAAAGCGTTTATTGTTACCGCTTTGCATGTTTGCCTTGAGCGTCATGATAGTTGGTCTAGTTCCTACCGCGTTTGCGGCGCCAAATATCTATACGTACCCAGAAACGTCAATTCATGAACCTGGTGAGACCTTTACAATTGATGTGAAGATTTCGGATGCTATAGATGTGTTTGCATGGGATTTCAAGCTGAGTTGGAACGCCTCTGTCCTCAACTTTACTGGAATTGAAGAAGGCGATTTTCTAACAGGATTTGAACAAACACCCACATACTTTGTCAACAAGACCTACCAAGACGAGGAGGGCCTAGATTACATAGGGGTTGCATGCACACTGCTCGGCCCCGACACTCCAGGCGTAATTGGGCCTGGAATACTGGCCACTGTAACGTTTTTAGTAGAGAGCAGAGGTGAAACCGCCCTGGACCTCTATGGCACCCAGTTGAGGGACAGCAGAATCAGCCCAATCGAACACACTGCGACTGATGGTTTGTTCACGAACATTGCATATCCTCCCACGGCCAGCTTCACGTATTCTCCTATCAAACCTGATATCGATGAAGACGTAATGTTCAATGCGAGTGCCAGTTCCGATTCAGATGGTTACATAGTTGGTTATTTCTGGGACTTTGGAGATGAAGACACTGCCAACGAGATTGAACCTTTCGTTTATCATGCCTATGATGAAGGCGGACCCTACTCTGTTACACTCACGGTTACTGATAACGAGGGGTGGAATGGTTCTGTTACTCATGACGTAGCGGTTAGGTATGCGCATGACATAATGGTTATATCAGTTTCTGAATCTCACACCACAGTTACGGCCGGTGACAGTGTCACTATTACCGTGATCGTTGGTAATGTGGGATCTGAAGATGAAGACGGGTTTGACGTGAACGTTTATTATGATGGTACTGTCGCGGCACCATCTCAGACTGTGACCACTCTGGCTTCAGGTCAGAACAAGACGTTGACTTTCAGTTGGGATACAACAGATGTGGCTGAGGACACCTATAGAATGAAAGCTGTGGCGAGTTCAGTTTCTGGTGAAACTTACACGGAGGACAATACAAAGTTAGGTGGTACTGTCACTGTTACTACGGCTGGGGAATTTCCGTGGCTGTACGTCGGTGCTGGTGTTGTTGTAGTTGTGATAGCTGGTGTAGCACTGTACTTGTGGAAGCGTAAAGGATAGAGTGCTTTATAGAAGTAAAGACCGAGATCAAAACTCCATTTTTTCTTGCTGCTCTC
The sequence above is a segment of the Candidatus Bathyarchaeota archaeon genome. Coding sequences within it:
- a CDS encoding PKD domain-containing protein — encoded protein: MKGRKRLLLPLCMFALSVMIVGLVPTAFAAPNIYTYPETSIHEPGETFTIDVKISDAIDVFAWDFKLSWNASVLNFTGIEEGDFLTGFEQTPTYFVNKTYQDEEGLDYIGVACTLLGPDTPGVIGPGILATVTFLVESRGETALDLYGTQLRDSRISPIEHTATDGLFTNIAYPPTASFTYSPIKPDIDEDVMFNASASSDSDGYIVGYFWDFGDEDTANEIEPFVYHAYDEGGPYSVTLTVTDNEGWNGSVTHDVAVRYAHDIMVISVSESHTTVTAGDSVTITVIVGNVGSEDEDGFDVNVYYDGTVAAPSQTVTTLASGQNKTLTFSWDTTDVAEDTYRMKAVASSVSGETYTEDNTKLGGTVTVTTAGEFPWLYVGAGVVVVVIAGVALYLWKRKG